The genomic segment CCGTACGACCGGGCGGTGTGCAGGCGGGAGTCGAGCACTGCGACCACCCCCCGGTCGGTGTCGGCGCGCACCAGCCGGCCGACCCCCTGGGCCAGCCGGACCGCCGCGGCCGGGACGCTGACCGCGGCGAAGCCGGACCCGCCGGCGGCGTCGACCGCGGCGCTGCGGGCGGCGGACAGCGGTTCGTCCGGCCGTGGGAACGGCAACCGGTCGATCACCACCAGCTGGCAGGCGTCGCCCGGCACGTCCACCCCCTGCCACAGCGACATCACCCCGAACAGGCAGCTCGACTGCTCCTGCCGGAACTTGCGGACCAGGATCGGCAACGCCTCGTCGCCCTGCAGGTAGACCTCGACGCCGGTGGCGGCGCGCACCACCTCGGCGGCCCGGTCGGCGGCCCGGCGGGACGAGAACAGCCCGAGAGTGCGGCCACCGAGCGCCTGCACCAGCCGGACCAGCTCGTCGGCCGCCGGGTCGGACAGCCCGGACTGGGTCGGCCGCGGCAGCCGCGCCGCGACGTAGAGAATGCCCTGCTTGGCGTAGTCGAACGGGGAACCGACGTCCAGCGCCCGCCAGGCCGGCGGCTCCTCGTCGCCGTCCTCGTCCGCACCGGCGAGCAGGAACGGCTGGGTGGACCGGGTCGGCCGCAGTGACGGTGCGGCGGCACCATCGGCCGGTGGGTCCGGCCGCACGTCACCGGTGTCCGGCGTCCGCCCGTAGCCGGCCGGCAGCCCGAGGCCCGCCGCGACGGTGTCGAACCGACCGCCGAGTGCCAGGGTGGCCGAGGTGGCGACCACCGTCCGGTCGGTGAAGAGCAACGAGCGCAGCAGACCGGCGACCGACAGCGGCGCCACGTGCAGCCCGGGATGCTCCTGGGTGATGCCCTCGACCCAGATCACGTCCTGCGGCGAGCAGTCGAGCAGCCGCTCCGCCACCTCGGCGATCGTCTGCACGGTCGACTTCGCCTGCTGCTTGTGCACCGGGTCGGGGTCGTCGGCCCGCACGTCCCCGAACGCGTTCACCGCGGCCCGGCCGGCGGCCTGCACCAGGCTCACCGCGTCGCGCACCGCGGCCGGCAACTCCACCAGCCGGCCCGGCGGTGCCGCGGCCAGCGCCAGCGCCAGCGCGTCGGACGCCTCGGTCAGCCGGTCCAGCACCCCGCCGTCGAGCAGGGTGCGGGCCCGCCGGGTGGCCCGGTCGATCGCCTCCGCGGACAGCTCGGCCCGGGCCGCCGAGGTCATCCGGTCGGCGAGCTCGTGCGCCTCGTCGATGATCAGCACCTCGTGCGGGGGCAGGATGTGCCGGCCGGACATCATGTCGACGGCGAGCAGGCTGTGGTTGGTGACCACGATGTCGGCGGACCGGGCGCGCACCCGGGACGCCTCCGCGAAGCACTCGTCGCCGAACGGGCAGCGTTGCGCGCCGACGCATTCCCGGGCCGGCATCGACACCGTGCGCCAGACCATGTCGTCCACGCCCGGGTCCAGCTCGTCCCGGTCGCCGGTCTCGCTGTCCGACGCCCACTCGCGCAGCCGGACCACCTGCTTGCCGATCCGGCCGGCGGCACCCAGCCACTGCGAACCGCCGCCGGACTCGCCGAACAGGTCCGGCTCCGGCTCCTCGGCGCCGGCGTCCAGCCGGGCCCGGCAGGCGTAGTGGTGCCGGCCCTTCAACACCGCGAACGTGGGCGGCCGGCCGAGCAGCGGGGTCACCGCCTCGGCCAGGCGTGGCAGGTCGTGCTCGATCAGCTGCGCCTGCAGCGCGAGGGTGGCGGTGGACACCACCACCGGGCCGCGCTCGCGCAGCGCGCCGACCAGGTAGGCGAGCGACTTGCCGGTGCCGGTGCCGGCCTGGACCAGCAGGTGTTCCCCGGTGCGGATCGCCTCGTCGACGGCCTCGGTCATCCGCACCTGGCCGGGCCGGCTCGCCCCGCCGGGCACCGCGGCGACCGCCGCGCCCAGCAGGTCGAGGGCGGACGGTCTCCGGGTCTGCGGCACGGTGCTCGTCACGCCGCCCGACGCTACCCGACCCGGCCGCGCCTCCCCCGCGTCGTCCACAGCCCCCGGCGTTGTCCACCGGAGTCCCGGGCGTCGTCCACAGCCCCGGCGATGTACACCAAACTCCCGGGCGTCGTCCACAGCCCCCGGCGTCGGCCACCGGAGTCCCGGCGTCCCGGCGTCGTCCACAGCCCCCGGCTTCGTCCACCGGCCGCGGCCGGCTCGTGCGCCCCGGAGGTACCGTCGCGGCATGGTTGCCGATGACTGGGTGCGGGTGCGCTATTTCAAGTACGACGGGTCGCTGCACTGGCATTTCGACGCCGTTCGGCTCGGCGCCGACCGGTTCGGCACCTGGCTGGGCGCGCCGGCCGGGACCGCCCTGCAACGCGGCTCGGAGCCGCCGCTGACCTGGGAAGTGGCGCAGGTGTTGCTGGTCGCCGAGGGCGGCAAGTGGTGGACGGCGAACTTCAACGCCGCGCCGCACCCGACCGAGATGTACTCCGACATGACCACGGTGCCCAGCTGGCACGGCGACGAGCTGCGCGCCGTCGACCTCGATCTCGACGTGGTCCGCCGCCGCGACGGCCGGATCGAACGGCTGGACGAGGACGAGTTCGCCGAGCACCAGCTGCGGTACGGCTACCCGGCCGAGGTGGTCGCCGCGGCCGAGGCGGCCGCCGACGAGGTGTTCCAGGCCGTCAGCGCCGGCGCCGAGCCGTTCGCCACCGAGTACCGCCCGTGGCTGGCCCGGGCGGGTCGGCTCACGCTGCGCGAACAGGCTGGCTAGCCGTCGCCGCGTCGGCTCGGCGCCAGCGGCGGGAGGTGGCCCAGTTTCTCCGGGTTGAGCTGGTTGAAGACCGCGGTGATGCGGCCGTCCGCGATGCCGAACGCCATCACCACCGCGGTGTGGTTGCCGCCCAGCTCGCCCGCGCCGTACAGGCCGAGATCGCCGTTGACCAGCACCGGCAGCAGCACCACCTCCGGGTCGTTGGCCCGCCGGCCGAGGTTGAGCAGGAAGCGGCCGACCCGCTCGGCGCCGCTGACCGGCTCCCGGATCGACGGGGCGAGGCCACCACCGTCACCGGTCAGGGTGACGTCCGGGGCCAGCACGGCGAGCAGCCCGGCCAGGTCACCCTGCTGGCACGCCCGCAGGAAGGCGGCGACGACCTGGCGCTGCTCGGCGAGCGCGGCGTCGTGCCGGGGCGCGCCGGAATCCCGCACCGCGCGCCGGCCGCGGGAGGCGAGCGCGCGGGCCGCCTCGGTGCGGATCCCGAGCGCGTCGGCGATCTGGTCGAACGGTACGTCGAACACGTCGTGCAGGACGAACGCGACGCGCTGCTCCGGGGTGAGCCGCTCCAGCAGGGCGAGCAGCGCGATGCTCACCTCGTCGGTACGGGCGGCGTGCTCGCCCGGGTCGAGCGTGCCGGTGTCGGCCAGCGGTCGCACGACCGGCTCGGGCAGCCACGACCCGACGTACGACTCGCGGCGCACCCGCGCCGAGCGCAGCACGTCCAGGCAGATCCGGCCGGTGACGGTGGTCAGCCAGGCCCGCGGTTGCTCGATCGCGTCCTGGTCCACGTCGCGCCAGCGCAGCCACGTCTCCTGAACCGCGTCCTCGGCCTCGGCGATGCCACCGAGCAGGCGGTATGCCACCCCGGTGAGATGGTCCCGGTGCCGCTGGAACTCGTCGGCAGCCTGGTCAGCCATGCTCCGATTCTGCGCCCTGCCCACGAACGGGTACCGATCCGGCCCCGGACACCGGCCCGGTGTGCCAGCGTGGAGCCATGTTTCGGGCTGCCGCAGCGCGGGTCACGGCCGGTGAGCCGGACTACCCGTACCTGCGGTTCGGGCACGCGCACAACGACTACCGGCACCGGCTGCCGCTGTTCGCCGCGCTGCACTTCGGGTACGCGAGCATCGAGGCCGACGTCTGGCCGGTGCGCGGCGAGCTGCTCGTCGGGCACGGCCGGCGGGAGCTGTCGCCGGGGCGCACCCTGACCCGGCTGTACCTGGACCCGCTGGCCGAGCGGGTCGGCCGGCTCGGCGCCGTGTATCCGGGCGCACCGGGCGGGCTGCAGTTGCTGGTGGAGGCGAAGCGCCGGCCGGAGGAGTGCTGCACGCTGCTGGCCGCGCAGCTGGCCCGCTATCCGGGCCTGTTCACCCGGTACGCGGACGGCGCCGTGCACGGGGGCCGATCAGCGTGGTGCTGACCGGCGCCGGGACCCCGCACGAGTTCGTCGCCGCCCAGCGTGACCGGCTGCTGGGCTGCGACGGGACGCTGGCCGAGGTGTCCGGCAAGCGGCTGCCGCCGCAGCTGGTGCCGCTGGTCAGCGAGCGCTGGACGAACCTGTTCCGGTGGCGGGGCAACGGTCGGTTCCCGACCCGGGAGCGACGCCGGCTGGCCGGGCTGGTCGACCGGGTGCACGCGGACGGGCGGGCGCTGCGGTTCTGGGGTGGCCCGTCCTGGCGGTCCGGGGTGCGCCGCCGGTTCTGGCGCGAGCTGGCCACCGCCGGGGTGGACTATCTCGGCAGCGATCACCTGCGTGAACTTGCCGACCTCGCCGCCGATCTGGGTACCCGGGTGGACGCCGGTACGTCGCCACGGTGATCGAGATCTCCACGCTGCGGGCGGTTGCCCGGCCTCGCGGTCAGCCGAGCTGGCCGTGCCGCTTGAGGACCCGTACCGACGGGGCGGTTTCGTAGCCGGTGACGCCGGGGAGCCGGCCGATCGGGCCGCCGAGGTACTCGTACAGCGCGCGGGCGTCCGGGCAGCTGATGCTCGCGATCAGGTTGGTCGGTCCGGTCACCGCGGCGGCGAAGTTCACCGGGTGGTGCCGGATCAGCTCGTCGGCCGCCGCGAACAGCTGGTTGGGCAGTACCGACAGGAAGATCATCGCGGTGGTGTCGATCTCGATCAGGTCGTTGACCAGGTCGATGTCGAACCGGACCTGGCCGCTCGCGCGCAGCGCGTCGAGCCGGCGCCGGGCGGTCGACTCCGAGCAGCCGGCGGCGCCGGCGAGTTCGGCGTGGCCGGCCCGCCCGTCGCGGCCGAGCACCGCGAGGATCGCGCGGTCGGCCGCGTCCGGCGCCGTGTGCGGCGGGTCGACCGGTGGTGGCTGCCGCAGCGCGTCCACCTCGTCGGGGTCGAGACCGCCGCCGAGCCGGTGCACGAACAGCGCCGGGTCCGGCTCGTAGCCGCGGAGCAGCTGGTACGCGGTGAAGTCGGTGATCCGCGGGGTGCGCGGCAGCTTGCCGAGCAGCAGCGCGTCCCGGCTGGCCCGGGTGTCCGGGCGGGTGGAGCACAGCACCTCGCTGCCGCCGGAGACCAGGTGCACCCAGTACGTGTCGGTGCGGCGGGCGAGCGCCTCGGCGATCGGCGCCGCCGCGTCCGGGGTGCTGCGCAGCCGGAAGAACCACTGCTCCATCCCGTACCACTCGGGGACGCCGACGACGCGCAGCCCGCCGGACGACCGGAGCCGCGCGTACCGCCGGGCGACGGTCTGGTCGGACACCCCGAGCACGGCGCCGATCCGCGCGAACGAGGCACGGCCGTCCACCTTCAACGCGTGCACGAGCCGCCGGTCGAGCCGATCGAGCGCGACGGATTCCATCGTTCGACCATAACTGACGTCGGATTCCGCCACGGAAACCCGCGTGATTGGGAATCGCGCCGCGACCGCCGCACGCTGGCCGGCGAGACGAATCCGCAACGGGAGGAACGATCATGCGGAAATGGGGGCCGTTGCTCGCGGTCTGCCTGGGCAACCTGATGCTGATGATCGACGTGACGATCGTGGTCGTCGCGCTGCCGACGATGGGTGCCCACCTGCACGCCTCGTTCGGCGAACTGCAGTGGGTCATCGACGGGTACGCGCTGGTACTGGCGGCGGTGCTGCTGACGGCCGGTTCGCTGGCCGACCGGTACGGGCGGCGCCGCGCCTACCTGGCCGGCCTGGTGGTGTTCGCCGCCGCGTCGCTGGCCAGCGCCCTCGCACCGAACGCGCCGGTACTGATCGCCGCCCGCGCGGTCCAGGGCGTCGGCGGCGCGGCGATGCTCGCCACCTCGATGGCACTGCTGACGGCCACCTACTCGGGCCGGGATCGCGGGGTCGCGTTCGGCGTGTGGGGCGCGGTGTCCGGCGCGTCCGCCGCGGCCGGGCCGATCGCCGGCGGGCTGCTCACCGAGTACCTGAACTGGCAGTCGATCTTCCTGGTCAACGTGCCGGTGTGCGTGGTCGCGGTGGCCCTGTCGGCGCGCGTACTCACCGAGTCGCGCAACCCGCACGCCGGCCGGCTGGATCTGCCCGGCATGGCCGGCTTCTCGATCGCGAGCGGCGCGCTGACGTACGCGCTGATCCGGGGCGCCGCCAACGGCTGGACCTCGGCCGGCACGCTGGTCCCGTTCGCGCTCGCGGCCGTGTCGCTGGTGGTGTTCCTGGCCGTCGAGTCGCGGCGGCGGCAGCCGATGCTGGACCTGTCGCTGTTCCGGAACCGGTCGGTCACCGCGCTGCTCGTGGCGGCGCTGCTGCTGCAGGCCGGCGCGTTCGGCTACCTGCCGTACACGTCGCTGTGGCTGCAGTCGATGCTCGGCGACGGGCCGGTCCGGGCCGGCCTGGTCGGCGGGATGGCACTGTCCGCGGCCGGGTTCGTGGTGTCCGCGCTCGGTGGCCGGCTGCTGCACGACGTGTCGCCGAAGCTGCCCGTCGGTGTCGGGCTGCTGGTTCTCGCCGCCGGCGACCTGCTGGAGGCCCGGCTGACCGCCGACGCGCCCGGTACCCGGCTGATCCCCGGGCTGCTGGTGGCCGGCGTCGGGATGGGCCTGGCGCTGCCGACGCTGTCGAGTGCCGTGATGGCCGCCGTACCTTCGCACCGGGCCGGCATGGCCGGCGGCGCGCTGAACACGTTCCGCCAGCTCGGCCAGGCGCTCGGCATCGCCGTACTGGGTGCGGTGTTCGCCGGTGGCCTGGCCGCGGGGCTGCCGGCGCGGGCCCCGGCCGGTACCGCGGCGGCGCTTGCGGCGGGACAGGGCCAGGCGGTCGTGGCGCACGTACCGGCCGCCGCCCGGGACACCGTGGCGCACGCGCTGCGCGGCGCGTTCGCGGTCGGACTGAACCGCACCCTGGTCGTGTCCGGCGTGCTCGCCGCCGTCGCCGGAGTGCTGGTACTGACGCTGGTCGCGGGCCGCCGCGCCGACGCCGGGCCCGCGTCGGGCCGGCCGGAATCGGCCGGGGGCGCTCCGGGCGGATCACAGACCGGCGCGGCCCGGCCGCGGCAGGCCCCCGGCACGTCGCCCGGCGTCCCGGTCGGGCCCGAGGATGTCCCAGGAGCATCGCGCGGCGTCCCGGTCGGGTCGCCCAGCGCGGCGGAAAACCGTTCGCCCGGTGCGGATTCCGACGTCATCCTGAAGGGGCCGTCGGGGCTGGGCCAGCCCCGACGGACACGGAACTGAGTTGCCAAGGCCGCCGCGCGATCCAGCCGGACCTCGCGGCGGCCCAGGCGCGACGCGGGTCGCACAACCCGCGTCGCGCCGCCGTGTTCCGGGCCTGACGCCGCGGCGAGGAAGCCCCTTCGCGTGGGCCGAATGTCGAGACTGCGCGGCTTGGGTACGGCAGTATGCCATTGCGAAGCCCTGAGCACTCACCGTGCCCTCGGCAGCGCGCATCGTGCATGGCGAGCGTGGCGTACATGAACGGGAGGTGAACGCCGACTGAACCGGTCTCGACCAGGGGTGGTCGGGTGTTTTGCCAGCTCGAGGCATGCCTAGCATCGGACCGGCCGGGCGCCGGGTCGCGCCGTCATTCGACGGCGGCAGGCGCTCCGGCTCGCGGCATCCGCCGTGACACCATCCGCGATCGCGACGAGGTTGCCGTGCGATTCAAGCTCCGTCCGTCCGAGGACGCCTTCTACGACTTCTTCAACCAGGCGGCCCAGAACCTGGTCCGCGGCGCCGAGCTGCTGACCGGCCTGACCGTCGGCGCCAGCGCCGAGACGATCCAATCCATCTCGGAGGGGCTGCAGGAGGTCGAACACGCCAACGACGACGTCACCCACGCGCTGTACAACAAGGTGAACTCGACGTTCATCACCCCGTTCGACCGGGAGGACATCTACCGGCTCGGATCCGGCCTGGACGACGTGATGGACGCGATGGAGTCCGCCGGCAACCTGGTCTACCTGTACGGGCTGTCCGACATCCCGTCGCTGCCGCGGGAGATGTCCGAGCAGATCGAGACGCTCAACCAGCTGGCCCGGCTCACCGCCGAGGCGATGCCCAAGCTGAAGGGCATGAAGGGCCTCGAGCCGTACTGGATAGAGGTCAACCGGCTGGAGAACGAGGGCGACCGGCAGTACCGGATGCTGCTGGTGCGGCTGTTCTCCGGCGAGTACGAGCCGCTCAGCGTGATGAAGATGAAGGAAGTCGCGGACGACCTGGAAGAGGCGATCGACGCTTTCGAGCACGTCGCCAACACGGTCGAGACGATCGCGGCCAAGGAGTCCTGACCCGGTGAGCGCTCTGCTGATCGGCGCCATCGTGGTGATCGTGATGACGATGGTGTTCGCCTTCACGAACGGTTTCCACGACGCCGCCAACGCGATCGCCACCTCGGTGTCGACGCGCGCACTGCCACCCCGGGTCGCACTGTTGATGGCGGCGCTCGGCAACCTCGTCGGCTCCTTCCTGGGTGCCAAGGTCGCCGGCACCGTCGGCGAGGGCATCGTGTCGCTGCCGCCCGGTACCAAGAGCCTGGTCGTGGTGTTCGCCGGCCTCGTCGGCGCCGTCGTGTGGAACCTGATCACCTGGTACTTCGGGCTGCCGGCGTCGTCGTCGCACTCGCTGATCGGCGGGCTGGTCGGCGCCACCCTGGCGGCGCTGAGCCTCGGGCTCAGCGGTCAGGTGCTCTGGTCCGGCATCCTGGACAAGGTCATCGTCCCGATGATCATCTCCCCGGTGATCGGCCTGGTGGTCGGCTACCTGGTCATGCTCGCGGTGATGTGGACGTTCCGCCGCTCGGCGCCGGGCCGGCTGAACCGCGGTTTCCGGTTCGCGCAGACCGGGTCGGCCGCCCTGATGGCGCTCGGCCACGGCATGCAGGACGCCGCCAAGTCGATGGGCATCGTGGTGCTGGCGCTGAACATCAGCGGCATCCAGCATGACCACCACATCCCGTGGTGGGTGTACCTGTTGACGGCCGGGGTGATGGCCGCGGGCACCTATTCCGGCGGTTGGCGGGTGATCCGCACGCTCGGTCGCCGGATCATCCACCTCGATCCGCCGCAGGGTTTCGCCGCCGAGCTGAGCGGCGCGGCGGTGCTGTTCGGCGCCTCGATCGGCTTCGGCGTGCCGATCTCGACCACGCACACCATCACGGCGGCGATCATGGGCGTCGGCGCGACGAAGCGGCTGTCAGCGGTGCGCTGGGGGTGGCCGGCAACATCGTCGTCGCCTGGGTCCTCACCCTGCCGGCGGCCGGCCTGTTCGCGCTCGTGGTGTACTACCTCGCGCACCTGATCCTGGGCTGACGGTCACTCACCCGGGTAGCGGACGCCGAGCTGGGCACGGGCGGCGTCCAGGGTGCGCAGTACGGCGAGGGTGTCGGCGAGCGGCAGCAGCGGGCTGTCCGTCTCGCCGGCACGCAGGCACCGCATCACCTCGGCCGCCTCGTGCACGTACCCCCGCCCGGCCGGCGCCGCGGTGACCTGCTCGACCCGCCCACCCCGGTACAGCCGGAAGCCGTGCGGGGCGAAGAAACCGCGATCCAGCTCGATCCGGCCCTCGTCGCCGGACACCGCCGCCACCCGCGGGGTGTCTGCGGCGATCGAGCAGGACAGCGTGGCGACCGCGCCGGAGGCGTGGCCGAGCAGCAGCCCGACCGTCTCGTCCACACCCTCCGCGGTCCGGGTGCCGGTGGCCGTCACCGTCGCCGGCTCGCCGAGCACCAGCTGCGCGAACGCCACCGGGTAGACGCCGAGATCGAGCAGCGCGCCGCCGCCGAGCGCCGGGTCGCGCAGCCGGTGCGCCGGCGCGAACGGCCCGGCGAGGCCGAAGTCCGCGGACACCACCCGTGGGGCACCGATGGCGCCGGCGGCGATCCGCGCGGTCAGCTCCCGTACCGCCGGGAGGGCCCGGGTCCACATCGCCTCGACGAACAGCACCCCGGCCGCCCGGGCGCGCGCCGCGAGGTCCTCGCCCTGCGCCGCGGACAGCGCCGCCGGCTTCTCCACCAGTACCGCCTTGCCGGCGTCCAGGCAGGCCGCCGCCGCGGCGTGATGCGCACTGTGCGGGGTCGCCACGTACACGACGTCCACCTCGGCGTCCGCGGCCAGCTCCGCCCAGCTGCCGTACGCCCGGGCGATGCCGTACCGGTCGGCGAACCGCCGGGCCGCCACCGCGCTGCGCGAACCGACCGCCACCACCTCGGCGTCCGGCATCGTCGACAGGTCCTCGGTGAACGTGGCCGCGATCCCACCGGTGGCGAGGATGCCCCACCTGATCTTCCGCATCCACCCACTCTGCCAGCACCGGCCAGCCGGGGTTCACCGCAGCCGGACCGCCGGTTCGGGGCGGTGCACGGAGCGGGTAGGTGTGCGGGGTCCTTTGCTCTGCGCACCTGGACGCACCACGACTGGTGCGCTGAGGTGCGCAGAGCCGCTCTGCTCAGCTGCATGCACCATTTCGGGGCGGTCGGCGTGCCGGTAGATTCGCCGGCGTGGATGCCTACCTCATCGACGCGGTACGCACCCCGTTCGGGCGCTACCGCGGCGGCCTGTCCGGGATCCGGACCGACGACCTTGCCGCCCTGCCCATCGCCGAACTCGTCCGCCGTCACCACGGCCTCGACCCGGCGACCATCGACGACGTGATCCTCGGCGACGCGAACGGCGCCGGCGAGGACAACCGCAACGTGGCCCGGATGGCCGCCCTGCTCGCCGAACTGCCGGTGACCGTGCCCGGCAGTACGGTCAACCGGCTGTGCGGTTCCGGTGGCGAGGCGATCGTGCAGGCCGCCCGGGCGGTCGCCCTCGGCGATGCCCGGCTGGTCGTCGCGGGTGGGGTGGAGAGCATGAGCCGCGCGCCGTACGTGCTGCCCCCGCCGGACGAGGCGCTGCCGCGGGCGATGCAGCTGTACCCGAGCCGGCTCGGCTGGCGGATGGTCAACCCGGCCTTCCCGGACCGGTGGACCGCCTCGCTGGGCGTCTGCGCCGAGCAGGTCGCCGTCGAGCTGGGCATCGGCCGGGCCCAGCAGGACGAGTGGGCGCTGCGCAGCCACCAGCTGGCCGCCGCGGCCTGGCAGCGCGGCCGGCACGACGACTACGTGCTGCCGGTCGAGGGGGTACGGCGGGACGAGTCGATCCGGGACGACACCTCGGCGGCGAAACTGGCCCGGTTGAAGCCGGCGTTCACCCCCGACGGGCCGGTCACGGCCGGCAACTCCTCGCCGCTCAACGACGGCGCGCTCGCCGCGATCGTCGGTACCGCCGAGCTCGCTGCGGAGCTGGGCGTCGAGCCGCTCGGCCGGCTGGTGGCGACCGCGGTCGTCGGGGTCGAGCCGGACCGGTTCTCCACCGCGCCGGTCGCAGCGATCGGCCGCGTGCTGGACCGTACCGGGCTGTCCACTGCGGACGTCGTGGCCTGGGAGCTGAACGAGGCGTTCGCCGCGATGGTGCTCAGCTGCCTGCACGAGATGCCGGGGATCCCGGTCGACCGGGTCAACCCGAACGGTGGCGCGATCGCGATGGGGCATCCGCTGGGCGCGTCCGCGGCGCGGGTCATGGTCGACGTGTGCCGCGAGGTGCGGCGGCGGGGCGGTGGCTTCGGTGTCGCGGCCGCCTGCATCGGGGTCGGTCAGGGCATCGCTGCGGTCTTCGAGGTGTGAATAAGGGTCGGGTCCTGCTCTGTGCGCCGGGGTGCCAGGTGCAGGGCCAGCTCCGGTCACTTCGGTGCGCGGGCTGGTGGGGTGAAGGCCACCTCTGTCCGCTGCTCTGACCCCGCGTGGGGGAACGTGGGGCGGGGCTTCGCCCCTCCCCGCCAAGGGGGCAGTCGCCCCCTTGACCATCCCCCGCCGGGGAAGCGGAGACGAGATCCTGACGCCGCCTGGCCGCCTCGGAACGTCGGGGCCCGGTGATCGGCTTGGACGCCGCCTGGCTCGCATCGGAACCTCGGGGCACGGTGATGCTGGCCCGACGCCGCCTGGCTCGCTTCGGAAGCGGGGGGTGACGGGCCTGGCCGCTTCGGGAGGCTGGGTGGGTCAGGGGCGGGAGGTGTGCCGGGCGAGGGGGAGGCAGGTGGCGAGGAGGCGGCGGCGGTGAGGGCGAAGGCCACCGGGAAGCCGGCGCGGGTCGCGAGGGTGCCGAGCAGGACGCCACCGACGCCGGTACCGGCGTCCAGGGACATGTTCCAGACGGCGCTCGCGGTGCCGTGCCGGCCGGCGCCGGCCCGGTCGAAGAGCAGGACGAGGGTCTGGTTCTGGGCGGCGCCGAACCCGACGCCGAGCAGCAACGCGCCGAGCAGCGCGACGGCGACGCCGAGACCGGTTCCGAGGTGGCCGCCGAGGCCGACGAGGGCCAGCCCAGCGGCGGCCACCAGCACCGTGACCGGCAGCACCGCCCGTACCGCGCGGGTGCCGGGGGCGCGGTCGGCGAGCTGCCCGGCGCCCCAGCGGGCGGCGAGGGCGGCGGCGCCGAAGACGGCGAGCACCGCGGCGGACGCGGCCGGTACCGCCAGCGGTGCGAACGTGATGATGCCGGTCGCCGCGACGGCGATCGGCAGCATCACCGCGACCGGCCCGACGATCGCGGACAGTGGCGGCCGGCCGAGGTCGGCCGGCGGGGCCGGCGCCGGGGCGCGGCGAATGGCCAGGATCGCGGCCGCCGCGGCGAGCGGAGCGAGGGTGATCGCGACGAACAGCCACGGGTAACCGACCAGGTCGACGCCGGCGACCGCGACCGGCACCAGGGCCACGTTGGGCAGCGCGACAGCCAGCCCGTACGCGCCGCCGGCCCGGCCGCGCCGCTGGGGTGGCGCGAGTTCGGCGACGAGCGCGCTACCGGAGACGCTGAGCAGGCCGAACCCGATGCCGCGCAGGGCGGACACCGCGATCAGCGGCGGCAGCGCGTCGGTCAGTGCGTACCCGATGGTCGGGGGCACCATGACCGCCACCCCGGCGGCGAACGTGACGCGGAATCCGAGGCGCCGGCCGAGCAGCGGTACCAGCGCCTGGGTGAGCACCGTGGTGAGCATGAACACGCTGGTGGTGAGGCCGGCGCCG from the Actinocatenispora thailandica genome contains:
- a CDS encoding ATP-dependent DNA helicase encodes the protein MDDAGEARPGRVASGGVTSTVPQTRRPSALDLLGAAVAAVPGGASRPGQVRMTEAVDEAIRTGEHLLVQAGTGTGKSLAYLVGALRERGPVVVSTATLALQAQLIEHDLPRLAEAVTPLLGRPPTFAVLKGRHHYACRARLDAGAEEPEPDLFGESGGGSQWLGAAGRIGKQVVRLREWASDSETGDRDELDPGVDDMVWRTVSMPARECVGAQRCPFGDECFAEASRVRARSADIVVTNHSLLAVDMMSGRHILPPHEVLIIDEAHELADRMTSAARAELSAEAIDRATRRARTLLDGGVLDRLTEASDALALALAAAPPGRLVELPAAVRDAVSLVQAAGRAAVNAFGDVRADDPDPVHKQQAKSTVQTIAEVAERLLDCSPQDVIWVEGITQEHPGLHVAPLSVAGLLRSLLFTDRTVVATSATLALGGRFDTVAAGLGLPAGYGRTPDTGDVRPDPPADGAAAPSLRPTRSTQPFLLAGADEDGDEEPPAWRALDVGSPFDYAKQGILYVAARLPRPTQSGLSDPAADELVRLVQALGGRTLGLFSSRRAADRAAEVVRAATGVEVYLQGDEALPILVRKFRQEQSSCLFGVMSLWQGVDVPGDACQLVVIDRLPFPRPDEPLSAARSAAVDAAGGSGFAAVSVPAAAVRLAQGVGRLVRADTDRGVVAVLDSRLHTARSYGTFLRNSLPPFWYTTSPDVVLGALQRLRGTPATS
- a CDS encoding DUF47 domain-containing protein → MRFKLRPSEDAFYDFFNQAAQNLVRGAELLTGLTVGASAETIQSISEGLQEVEHANDDVTHALYNKVNSTFITPFDREDIYRLGSGLDDVMDAMESAGNLVYLYGLSDIPSLPREMSEQIETLNQLARLTAEAMPKLKGMKGLEPYWIEVNRLENEGDRQYRMLLVRLFSGEYEPLSVMKMKEVADDLEEAIDAFEHVANTVETIAAKES
- the sigJ gene encoding RNA polymerase sigma factor SigJ codes for the protein MADQAADEFQRHRDHLTGVAYRLLGGIAEAEDAVQETWLRWRDVDQDAIEQPRAWLTTVTGRICLDVLRSARVRRESYVGSWLPEPVVRPLADTGTLDPGEHAARTDEVSIALLALLERLTPEQRVAFVLHDVFDVPFDQIADALGIRTEAARALASRGRRAVRDSGAPRHDAALAEQRQVVAAFLRACQQGDLAGLLAVLAPDVTLTGDGGGLAPSIREPVSGAERVGRFLLNLGRRANDPEVVLLPVLVNGDLGLYGAGELGGNHTAVVMAFGIADGRITAVFNQLNPEKLGHLPPLAPSRRGDG
- a CDS encoding MFS transporter → MRKWGPLLAVCLGNLMLMIDVTIVVVALPTMGAHLHASFGELQWVIDGYALVLAAVLLTAGSLADRYGRRRAYLAGLVVFAAASLASALAPNAPVLIAARAVQGVGGAAMLATSMALLTATYSGRDRGVAFGVWGAVSGASAAAGPIAGGLLTEYLNWQSIFLVNVPVCVVAVALSARVLTESRNPHAGRLDLPGMAGFSIASGALTYALIRGAANGWTSAGTLVPFALAAVSLVVFLAVESRRRQPMLDLSLFRNRSVTALLVAALLLQAGAFGYLPYTSLWLQSMLGDGPVRAGLVGGMALSAAGFVVSALGGRLLHDVSPKLPVGVGLLVLAAGDLLEARLTADAPGTRLIPGLLVAGVGMGLALPTLSSAVMAAVPSHRAGMAGGALNTFRQLGQALGIAVLGAVFAGGLAAGLPARAPAGTAAALAAGQGQAVVAHVPAAARDTVAHALRGAFAVGLNRTLVVSGVLAAVAGVLVLTLVAGRRADAGPASGRPESAGGAPGGSQTGAARPRQAPGTSPGVPVGPEDVPGASRGVPVGSPSAAENRSPGADSDVILKGPSGLGQPRRTRN
- a CDS encoding Lrp/AsnC family transcriptional regulator; this encodes MESVALDRLDRRLVHALKVDGRASFARIGAVLGVSDQTVARRYARLRSSGGLRVVGVPEWYGMEQWFFRLRSTPDAAAPIAEALARRTDTYWVHLVSGGSEVLCSTRPDTRASRDALLLGKLPRTPRITDFTAYQLLRGYEPDPALFVHRLGGGLDPDEVDALRQPPPVDPPHTAPDAADRAILAVLGRDGRAGHAELAGAAGCSESTARRRLDALRASGQVRFDIDLVNDLIEIDTTAMIFLSVLPNQLFAAADELIRHHPVNFAAAVTGPTNLIASISCPDARALYEYLGGPIGRLPGVTGYETAPSVRVLKRHGQLG
- a CDS encoding DUF402 domain-containing protein: MVADDWVRVRYFKYDGSLHWHFDAVRLGADRFGTWLGAPAGTALQRGSEPPLTWEVAQVLLVAEGGKWWTANFNAAPHPTEMYSDMTTVPSWHGDELRAVDLDLDVVRRRDGRIERLDEDEFAEHQLRYGYPAEVVAAAEAAADEVFQAVSAGAEPFATEYRPWLARAGRLTLREQAG